One genomic window of Peromyscus maniculatus bairdii isolate BWxNUB_F1_BW_parent chromosome 2, HU_Pman_BW_mat_3.1, whole genome shotgun sequence includes the following:
- the Pla2g2d gene encoding group IID secretory phospholipase A2 yields the protein MVRHTTRKIAFFNYWPYGCHCGLGGKGEPKDATDWCCQRHDCCYAHLKTDGCRIFTDTYKYSISQGDIQCSDKGSWCEKGLCACDKEVALCLKQNLNSYNKRLRYYWRPHCKGETPTC from the exons ATGGTCAGACATACGACGAGGAAGATAGCCTTCTTCAACTACTGGCCTTATGGCTGTCACTGTGGACTCGGTGGCAAGGGAGAACCCAAAGATGCCACAGACTG GTGCTGTCAGAGACATGATTGCTGTTATGCTCACCTCAAGACTGATGGATGCAGGATCTTCACAGACACTTACAAATACAGCATTTCCCAGGGCGATATCCAGTGCT CTGACAAAGGGAGCTGGTGTGAGAAGGGGTTGTGTGCTTGTGACAAGGAGGTGGCCTTGTGCCTGAAGCAAAATCTGAACAGCTACAACAAGCGCCTGCGTTACTACTGGCGACCCCACTGCAAGGGCGAGACTCCTACGTGCTAG